From the genome of Ralstonia pickettii, one region includes:
- a CDS encoding UDP-2,3-diacylglucosamine diphosphatase: MQMAAGLAAAGALGSALPAGRGDVREHEAPVATPASTATPDRAADTDTDPPAEKIQRYRTIWLSDIHLGTPGCQADYLLDFLKHHESDTLYLVGDIVDGWQLRKGWYWPQAHNDVVQKVLRRARKGTRVVFIPGNHDEMARQFHGLNFGDIEVAEDAVHVTATGKRLWVVHGDLFDGVMQHARWLAYVGDSLYTFILAMNRHFNRIRVRLGFPYWSLSQYLKHQVKNAVNFINSFERVMTDEARRRGCDGVVCGHIHKAEIREIDGQLYCNDGDWVESLSALVETMEGELQIVYWTHLLDAPRTSRRARRAAAAAA, translated from the coding sequence ATGCAAATGGCCGCCGGGCTCGCCGCCGCGGGCGCGCTGGGCTCAGCCTTACCGGCCGGGCGTGGCGATGTCCGTGAGCACGAGGCACCCGTCGCCACGCCAGCTTCGACAGCAACACCGGACCGCGCGGCTGACACCGACACTGACCCGCCCGCCGAGAAAATTCAGCGCTATCGCACGATCTGGCTGTCGGATATCCACCTCGGTACGCCGGGCTGCCAAGCCGATTACCTGCTCGACTTCCTCAAGCATCACGAATCGGACACGCTGTACCTGGTGGGCGACATCGTCGACGGCTGGCAACTGCGCAAGGGCTGGTACTGGCCGCAGGCCCACAACGATGTGGTGCAGAAGGTGCTGCGCCGCGCGCGCAAAGGCACGCGTGTGGTCTTCATCCCGGGCAACCACGACGAGATGGCGCGCCAGTTCCACGGCCTGAACTTTGGCGATATAGAAGTCGCTGAAGATGCTGTGCACGTGACCGCTACGGGAAAGCGCCTGTGGGTCGTGCACGGCGACCTGTTCGACGGTGTGATGCAGCACGCGCGCTGGCTGGCTTACGTGGGCGATTCGCTCTACACCTTCATCCTGGCGATGAACCGGCACTTCAACCGCATCCGCGTGCGGCTTGGTTTTCCGTACTGGTCGCTGTCGCAATACCTGAAGCATCAGGTCAAGAACGCGGTCAACTTCATCAATTCGTTCGAGCGTGTGATGACGGACGAAGCGCGCCGCCGCGGCTGCGACGGCGTGGTCTGCGGGCATATCCACAAAGCCGAGATCCGCGAGATCGACGGCCAGCTTTACTGCAACGACGGCGACTGGGTGGAGAGCCTCTCCGCGTTGGTCGAAACCATGGAAGGCGAACTGCAGATCGTCTACTGGACGCATCTGCTCGATGCGCCGCGCACCTCCCGCCGCGCACGCCGTGCCGCTGCGGCCGCCGCCTGA